In the Vicia villosa cultivar HV-30 ecotype Madison, WI unplaced genomic scaffold, Vvil1.0 ctg.000024F_1_1, whole genome shotgun sequence genome, ATTAATGTGTCTAGATTTAGGCTCATTTTTTCTATCTAATTAAGATTGTCAGCATCTCAAAACACAGATATGCCACATGGTGACATGAGGTGTGTATTTGAAAGGAGTTTATTTCCAAATGACATAAGGACTTCTTGCATAAGCATTTGAGAGAACTTATAAAAACAACCGACATCTTGTTTGAAAACAGAATAATGACGTTCACTGTTTAATTATAAAAACAGATTATACAGACTCACTTATTTTCATGTCAATGATAAGGATCATGAAATATAAGTAACCTGTAAACCACATTTGAGATTTGAGCATGAATTAAAAGGATCCAAGCACTTCTATTTCTAAGCtgggtagaaaagagatatatagTATCAAACAAGCCCATCAAATTTGAAACTGAGAGAATAGAAAAAATATGGTCAACTTTAAAAACTGACAGTGCTATACCTAACTGGAATATAACACCATACAAATATGTGGTAGTTTTTCAACTGTTTTGCCTATAAAATTACATCACAGAAATATACAAATACAAAAGGAAACATGCAAAATCATCACAGGGCGTGCTAAGAATACCTACAAGGACGACAACCAACCTGTCGGTTTCCTTTAAAAGGGCCAAACTTCTGGTCCACCACCAGGCTTCTTCACAAATAATTGATTGTATTCAGGTCTTGATGTCTGCAGTCGATGCAAACACGGTTATTGAAACTCACTCCAAAAGCAAAATTACTAGATATATGTGACACTGAAAGCTGATATGCTAACCCTAATTTATATGATTATAAGTTTGTTTGGATCAATTATTTGAGTTTATCATTTGATAAAAAAACGTTTGAGTTTGTTTAGACTTTTGAGATGTTTAACCTAAATCATGAACCTCTAAGGATCTTACTCGAATCAAATCCtaaattgatttttctttcaCTTTATTAGTTATTTTCCAAATCATACATAAGGTAAATGTTTTTGGTATAACTATCCAATCAATCATCAATCCGAGTGAGATTCCAAaatattaatcattaatcaagtacaaaaattgaaaattataacCTAATTTCACAAATATGAGCAGAAAGTGAAGAGAAACGCATAGAGAAGAAAGAACTTACGATATCTTTGAAGAGGAtataagcgatgaagaagaaaagaaagaagaggatCTCAAACTCAGCGTGTCTCACAAAGGCGAACACGGAATCAACAATCCGAGTCAATGTCGACTCGTTCGGATTCGCGACTCGCCGGGCCATCgctgctctctctctctctctctaacctCCAAAATCTaaatgatttcttttttttttttctccttCTTAAGGCAAATCACAAAAAATGATCTGGCATGAGATTGACCGATCCGATCCACTCCATTAAAACTTGATGTGTATTAATAAAGAGAATCTCCAACCACTTTATCTTACCCATTGAGTGTCTCATGCATCATGCGCGTTGTAAAAAATGTTTGTTATTTTCGTagatgtatttttgaaaaaaaaaatttgtttcaaaattattttatttcgtAGATGTATTTACGGAAGATTTTCATATATGCATATATGGAAGCATTTAATATTATATTCGCGTCAAAGTGCTCTCCTTCCTCATTCTTCACTTTTCATATTCTCAGACTCTCAATCTCTCTCAACATCAAACTTCCACAACATCAACATCAGACTCTTAATCTCGAGTTCGAAAATGAACATCTACACCAACAATCAACACATTCCAACatcttcaaaactcaatttaatcggaaatttttttagtttttgagtTATTTTCGAGTTTCCCCGTAATAGAGTTAGAATTCAATTTTTAGGTGTAGATATGATTTGATAGTTATAGAAACaaagtttagagacaatgtaggtattTTTTGATATGTAAAACGGACGATCAAGCCGTCAAAATGAGTTTTTAAGCATCTGGAGCAGTGATAGACGTCATTGTTGTGTTCTTTGAGTTTCAGAATGTTTCGTAGGTGAATCTACGAAACAAATGAAACGTTAGgtagttccgtagatgcatttacgTGAAAAAATTCAGTTTTTTGAAATGTTAGCTTGTtctgtagatacatctacgaaagatTTTCGTGTTTGCATCTACGGtagtaaatttgttttttttctttacttTCTAATAATCAAATTGTAtctaactcgattttatttgtaaTACAGTGCAGACATTATGGCCGACCATTCAGGCCGCATTATATCTGGGAGGACTGCATAACATGCCTCTCTATGACGTGCACGAATGCAGATGTTGTCACAAGTGACGGATGAAGCCCCTGTTCCAGCAGATGCACCTTATACATCCGTTGCAGCAAAGGTACCTGTTACATCCGTTACTGCTGAGGCATCAGGATGTTGGTGAGGGTTCCTCACAGACGCCTTTCGCCCGCAGACGTCGTTGGGACACTTCGTCTACTTCTGTGCCACCTCCGATCGATGTTGGACCTTCGATGCCACCTCCTGAGCTACACGACGAGGCTGATGCACATGAGGAGCCTATGGGCTTACCCAAGGGGTCCTTCAGATGGATCCCTGTTGACAGGGTTTGCTGATCATCTTCACAAAACTATGAGAATTGTTTCACAAAATCATGGGTGTTGCTTTCTTTGGTCCATAAATCATAACTTTATTCAACTACAATCCTTGACCACATTCTTTGACATTTTCTCCATCAAACTCTGATGGATATGTACAAGTACATAATTTTTTTAGTACAAATGAAAAAAATTAGCTCATCATTCTTCAAATTTTCCCAACAAATTAATTaatgatcattttaaatgatgATAAAAATGAAGTCACATTCTAGACtagttatatatatattgaaataaaGGAATATGCGCCAATGCTTGCCCGTCCCATGTCAGCTATCTGACAataccgaggaagaacatcctaAATGTGGTTCAACTGAGCCTAACGAGTCCGCAAAATTTTCTCGTGGGCTGGTCTGGACAGTGATTTCGGTGTAATGGGAAACATGTATAGGTGTGACACTATGTAGTACCAGGTGATGTACCCGTCGACGCATCTTCAGTCTACCTCAGATCTGGTCGTCCGACCTCATCAAGAACCATGTGATACTCCCTATTTGCAAATCCATCATCTAGCTGCTGACAAGTCATGACGATAGGAGCAGAGTCAGAAGGGTGGCGAGGTATCGTCTGTTGGTAGCCAAATTGACGCATAACGCGCTCTGGAAGATAACGAATAATAATGGTTGAACTGGTAGCCAACCATCCAGAGTATAGGACGATGTCATCCCACAGAACCGTCTCAAGGTGATCATTATAGCAGTAATATCAGACGCCCTCAGTGGCCATGCGGTCAAGACAACATCTGTAAGGATCCGACacctgattccctctaagggggcCAAAGGCTCTAGCACGCGGCATAATGTCTATATTGTGATACAAATAAAATTGAGTTAGATACTTTATAGTtataagaagaaaagaaaaaaaattgttcttccgcAGATGCATTTACGGAAGTACCTTATGTTTCAAAAAACTGGGTTTCTTttataggtgcatctacggaatgacCCAACGTTCCATTCTTCAGTACATGAATCTACGGAAGGTTCTGAAACTTCCAAAACGCAACAATGATGTCTGGTCACTGTTGTAGAGGGTTAAAACCCCCATTTTGGTAGCTTGATCGTCCGTTTTATACTTCAAACactacctacattgtctctaaactgtATTTCGAAAACTACCtaatcatttctacacctaaaaatcGAATTCAAACTCTATTACAAAAACTATAAAATAACTCGAAAAGTCAATTACTTACTGATTAAATTAAgttttgaagttgttggaatgtgatgatagtTGGTGTTGACGTTATCGGCCAAACTCGAGAGAAAGAAAGGATGTTTTGTGGaattttgatttttgaggttCGGAGAGTCTGAGTGTTTGAAAATGAGAAAAGTGAAGAATAGGGGAGAAGAATAGTCTAGcgcgaatataacatcaaatgctttcgtagatgcatctacggatgtttccgtatgtgcatctacagaacaaaacaattttaaacaaaaaaatatttccaaaaatacatCTACAAAAGTAGAATGACATTTTAAAGAACTCTCATAATGTAGGAGAATAAAAGGTGGGATAGGattagagctgtcaaatgggTCGGCCCGACCCAGTCTGCTTCAGCCCAGTGGGCCAACGTGTTTTAATGGGCTGGCCCAGCCCAACCCAATTGCTTAATGGGCCATATAAAATGAGTCCGACCCATTTTGCAAAGACCCGTGTGgcccgtatttcaatattatagttttaattttataaaaaaggatgcaatggataaatgcaatacaacataagtagagagtcatcataaacgtatataagtgatgtttaaaatagttatccataaatatatatatgaataccacaaaatcattcatgtaaaagtataaagtaacttaatattatcaccaatacttatcaaattttctctccaTCTCACAACCAAttccttgatcacatcatcttgaaaatatatcttcatcctctttaacttttctttatcacttgaaaacacatttatgaaatcatatcttatctcaatcttttttccccaaaatttaccaaaatctttttttaatgggccaGCCCGAAGGCCATGTGGCCCGTCCCAACCCATAAAAACATAGGCCTAGTGGGCTGGCCCAAAAAGATAGGGTCGTATTTTTTGCGGCCCAACCCACACTAAATTTTTGGGCTTATGAGCCGGCTCGTTGGaccgagcccattttgacagctctacataAGATCTTGTCATTTTATTTAACACTTTATGTATAGTCTAATgacctttttattaattaatcgatatataaataaataaataatttgaaagaaagaaaaagtttgAGATCCTCTATTTCCGTCAAATTCAGTTCCTCAATTTCTTTCCCAAGCATATAAACTTTTGATGAACCAAACCATTTCTTCCGCAACAATTCAATTGAGTTAAAGACTCAATTTGTCTCATCAAAGAAAACACAAGACTCAAATTGATTCTCCATCCATGAAATTGAAACCACAAATGATTTTCTTAAGAAAACATGTTAGCGCTATTGTCTTGTCACTGATCGTGTTCTTGGCAATCACATGGAACCTTACCCTAGTTTCAGCCTCCTCAGGAGGTGTCATGGGAGGTAGTTTCTTCGATTCAGATTCTTCCTCTGAATCATCATTCACAAGCGAATCAGATAGGGAATACGTAAACGAACAACATCATAGTCATAGGCATTATGTCCCTTCTCAGGAGGCAGATGGTGAGGTTGCAAGTGGTGGAAGAGGGCCCTTGGTGTTCTTCGTGATCTTTGCATTCGGTGTCTTTTTCGTTGGATTTTGGAATAAAGATGCCAATGGGAATACAATTAGTGTGTTCAAGCTTCAGGTATGTTAACATTAACATAACATAAACATCTATTGTTATTGTTATGTTCATTCTTCAAGTACTACTAGTAGCTTTAGTTGCATATATTGTAAACTTTATAATAGCACCGAGACCTCTGAAGTCGTGTTTTCGGTCTCTGTGCTTGATAAATTgtaaatgtttttgtttttgttgtttaaggTTGGAATGTTGGGTGAGAAAGGATGCACTATTCAAAGGGATCTAACTAGGATTGCACAAGCTGCTAATACTTCGTCTAGGGAAGGTGTTAGCTGTTTATTGAAAGGTGAATTGCTTCTAATGTTTTCTCTGTCTAATTTCTTTACTGACATAGTTCAAATTGTTTTACATGTCTTTATGTAATTAACCATAAATACTTTGATACAAATGGGTAAGTTAGTTATATCTCTCAAAGGATAAGCTTGTAAAACAATACCAATTGTAATTTGTTCGTAAATTTAATACTACtacaaacatttttttatttttgtgatttagtCCAAcgtattattttttgaaatgattGTTAGTAATTAGTTGTTAGGTTAGTATTTTATCCATCACCAGGTTTGAGCGCAGGTCCTCCAATCTTGTAATCCTTAGCTCAAACCAAAAATATGGTATCATGGTCTATCCATCGAACCATACACCAAGTCGAGAAATGTTAGATATGAGGACGTGTATTGGGAAAAGTTCAGATTTCACATCAAATACATTGAACGTGTTAAATGAGCTTATAAATAGTAACACCCCTCGACTCTGACCTGACAAACCAGTTTTGTAAGGGCATGTTAGATATGATCTAAATATCAGTAACTATCGTTATTATTTGATGTCAAATAGCCCAAACAATAATATATTTGTCTATAATTTAGCTAAGAATGGACCTTTATATTCTACAAGGCTTTGTGTAATTGATATACTTCTTATTGTATGTCCTTTTGCATCAGATACAATACAAACTTTGGATCAACATCATGGTTACTGTACTGCAGGATATTCATCTGTAAGCTCATTCCTTCTCTTAATTAGGCTAAAGTGCAATATCAGTTATAGCCTATATGTGTTGAAGGTGTTACTTTGATGAACGATCTTTGTCAGGTGGATCATAAACGGAGCAAGGTGGACGGAGAAAAATGCTACAACCAACTATCAAATGACGAAAGGGCAAAGTTTGATGAAGAGACATTAGTTAACTTGAACAACAATGATAACAATAAGACAAGTAGAAGAAGCCAGAGTTACGATGAATACTCCACGGTATGGTATAATTATTAAAGAGATTTTATTAAACGTGCTTCATTTTTTTGGAATATGCGGGGGGAAGGGGAACATATCTTCTCTCGTGACGTTTTTACCGACGAGTCTCCGATGGAAATTCTTACCCTTTAGTTTCCTTTTAATGACTTTGACAACATCGGGTAAAAATAAGTGAGTGATTGAGATTTCAATGGAATTTTTTCATGGGAGCcggtttgtttttaaaatattcacAATGAAAAAACAAAGTTATCAAGTTCAATTTCAACTATTGGACAAGTTATTATGTCTTAGTTGTGTTCCAAATAGTAGTTGTTATAGAGCTTTAGCCATTAACCAACTAATAGTTTTCTGCAGTTAGATTCTGAAGAAACAGAgaaatttgaaaaagagaaacTTCTCAGTGGGCTGGACAACAAGTACATAGTGGTATGGTGTGATCtacttatctatgaatttcataaatttgatttaaatttttgcGTTGGCATTCATCTAAGTTTTAAAAAACATGATTGCAGTATTTATCTTAATTGTAATCAGTAAATGACCCTTAACAAAAAAAGAATACTCCCATTTACCGATTCTCAAAGTGCTATATTAACTAAAAAAACTAACAACAACGATTGAATATATCGAAATTTAAGTGAGAAGGGATGGGAAGGTCAAATCCAAGAGCTTATATTGGTTCAGCCATGAAACCATATATGGCCTACGTCTAGTTCTCAAGCTTCATGTGAGATTTTCCACTATTATTGCAAGATTAACAATCATTATGGATTGTTACAATGGTGATAACTCCTCACCAAAACATAATTCTAGGGATACTGCATCTTAAGTACATAGAAGATGCATACGTGATACTTGTTTCACAAGAAATCAAAGAGATTGaacaaaaaaataatactaattatATGATAGTTTAGATTTAACAAGATGCAGTCTTAGAAAGATCACTAAGAAGATAAAAGTTAAGAGACTGAGACTTTTTTGTGTATGAATGACTGTTAGAACAGTAACTCCTTTTCAaagtaaaaaatatgaaaaaatacaAATGGAGACCGCATATTATTTGATCACAAAGTCCAGTCAATTGCATTTTAGAGCAGCTGATGTACTTTTTTTTCTTCCGATAAACAAAAGGGGGCTAACCCTAAAATGGAAATAAGACAGAAAATACTAAAAATCTCTAGGGAACAAAATCCCAAAGTTATTTgctaacataataaaataaatgaaatccgTGGTGAATTAAAGATCGAAGCCACCCCATTGAGAACCAGACCCTGCTTTGCAAACACATCAGCAACTTGAGTTGCCTCCCGATAAATGTGGGAGAAAATAACCTCACCAGTGCATCGTTCACTACTACAAATGTCCGCAACAATATTGTAGCAATGGTGACTAACCAGGCAGCCATCTTTAATCAGATTGAAAGCCACCGAAGAGCCAGACTCAATCCAAACACGCCTGAAGCCTCTCGATAACACACTAACCTCTTTGGATTGGGCTGAGGTAATCGTACAGGTTCCCAAATTCTCATCAAAGCCTGCCACAAGTTTACCGTCAGAATTTTGAATCACTCCTCCATAGGCACTGGTAAGCCCACTATCAGTCACAGCGCTATCATAATTTAGTCTCATCCATCCATCCAAAGAATGAGTCCAGTGAATGTTAGTCAATCTGTTCACTTTAGTAATCTTCCGAGTATAAATATGAGGCAGAATTTGCAAATTTTTCAGGTCACTTTCCCTTGTTTTAACATGGTACAGAATGTTTGTGCTATTTTGAGGAGAGTTGTTAAAATATAACACCATTTCTGACCTGGCCGAGACACTCAGCTATTCTGAATAGACAATTCCACTCTGTTTGCAGCAGATTTACAGCCAGCCAGTCTTGCTAGTTAGGCAGATAGAAATCCTTGATCTGCTCACAATGTAGTGCGTAACATATCCGCAGTAAAGCATAATAATCGCTGAATGCGCCGAATAAAGTTTGTGAACCTGCATTACAAACTGAATAGGTATATCAACAACTGCTAAATTTCGCACAACTCGGATAGTATTTGTGAGTGGGATTCTCGAGCTAACTTCCAAAGAAAACAATGAATTCGTTAAGACCCTTCCAAGACCACGAGATGGGAAACTCTCATATGGGGATGAACAGTACAATTTTGAATATACTGACATTCGAGAATTCCCCATCTTTTCTTAGCTCCCTAACAACTGTCAGCCGTATTATCACGAAAATATGGAATTAATGCTCGGATTTATCGACAACACTCTTAGGCAGCAGCTGTCGAAGCATAGGTATATTTCAAAAGCCATTTTGTTAACCAAAACCACAGACCTTGGCATGGCAGTCCTTTGATAAAAATGAGAGAGCACAAGTTGCCCCGGCTGGGGACAGTTGGAAACCCAGGGTTCAGTCCAAAATCTAACATCTTTACCATATCCAACTCTCCAAAGAAAATTGTCCTGAGCCATATCCCAATTTTTACTGATACCTCGTAAAGTCTTCACCCAAAGATTATTTCTCTACCTGCATTATTTCCATTCCACCTTGACtaatgagacttgatacttggtTATGGCTGAGTAAAGCCCCAAACCACCATAtctctaaggctatgtttgggagtttggaggggaagggaggggagggttttgaaaaataagaagaattgggtgaaaaggataaaaagattttgggtaggagggttttggagggtttgagtttattcataacaccaaaaaccccataaaatgggggaactcaaaaattgtattgaaggagggttttgaaggacttacataaattttccaaatatcttttaggttgttatagtattctaaaaattaaaatttagtaatgataatgactcttttatcattctaaacaaaatcattttttcaaaaaaagttaaatatttttctatattttttaaaaatttcatttttggaagcctttcccccccctcccctccaaactctcaaacatagccta is a window encoding:
- the LOC131622103 gene encoding uncharacterized protein LOC131622103, whose product is MARRVANPNESTLTRIVDSVFAFVRHAEFEILFFLFFFIAYILFKDITSRPEYNQLFVKKPGGGPEVWPF
- the LOC131622104 gene encoding uncharacterized protein LOC131622104, with amino-acid sequence MKLKPQMIFLRKHVSAIVLSLIVFLAITWNLTLVSASSGGVMGGSFFDSDSSSESSFTSESDREYVNEQHHSHRHYVPSQEADGEVASGGRGPLVFFVIFAFGVFFVGFWNKDANGNTISVFKLQVGMLGEKGCTIQRDLTRIAQAANTSSREGVSCLLKDTIQTLDQHHGYCTAGYSSVDHKRSKVDGEKCYNQLSNDERAKFDEETLVNLNNNDNNKTSRRSQSYDEYSTLDSEETEKFEKEKLLSGLDNKYIVVTVLVAAKGAHKLPNINGAEDLKEVLQKLKSLISSKYLFAGEVLWTPQEEDDTLSDRELLKDYPQLAKSMNIFLVKKHE